A portion of the Leptospira kobayashii genome contains these proteins:
- a CDS encoding four-helix bundle copper-binding protein, whose product MNRKQFVTNSAAMLATAGLVNSLFAEDHKHDMTMPASTGKSKYAKVLMSAIHCKLAAEVCLGHCITELAKGDKSLGDCAKSTRETIAACEAFISLASNNSPFTKKMASLCVEICEACAKDCKKHAEHHAVCKDCYESCVACAKEMAKV is encoded by the coding sequence ATGAACCGTAAACAATTTGTAACCAATTCAGCTGCTATGCTGGCGACAGCAGGCTTAGTGAACAGTCTTTTCGCGGAAGATCATAAACACGATATGACTATGCCCGCTTCCACGGGAAAATCCAAGTATGCAAAGGTTTTAATGTCTGCAATCCATTGCAAACTTGCCGCGGAGGTTTGTCTGGGGCACTGTATCACCGAACTTGCAAAAGGTGACAAAAGTCTGGGTGATTGCGCGAAATCTACAAGAGAAACAATCGCAGCCTGTGAAGCATTTATTTCTCTTGCCAGCAACAACTCTCCTTTCACTAAAAAGATGGCATCTCTCTGTGTGGAAATTTGCGAAGCTTGTGCGAAAGATTGCAAAAAACATGCGGAACACCATGCTGTTTGTAAGGATTGTTATGAAAGCTGCGTAGCTTGTGCCAAAGAAATGGCAAAAGTATAA